caggtttattttggtatgggagccacctcctggtgcgacggcgcagagtgctacataccttgacgtcatttgtctgagcagtatttcgatatacccagatcctggtatccagtacattttgcatacatgcatgtcatagtcttgtatactcatgctttcggtactgagcgttttatgctcacgtcctcggtttttctctgttttggacaccctattcgatggggcaggtctcaggttagacggtccaggagggagtggacagggagctggcagaggttgacctgtagttgttggtatttgttcttagtatttagttcgatctggttgtttaagtattttgtacttacagattcgattgggttgtattactgtttttccgctgtttacctgatttagttttaaatgttaattttgcatgcttaagttctgattagtaggtgattctggaacgggtcactacatttatggtatcagagcatgcattaagattttgggatttagaactgttcttttgggtttaatctctggtaacttttgtagctaagagatgtctggttttgacgacgatgctagtagtcatggaagcgttggacgctggggagaccgcgacgatcgggaacgtcgtcgagagcatcgagaacgtcgtcaacaccgtcgtgatgagcctcggagttttagtatgcatcggttcttgcagatggggccgaaacctctttcgggcggtgagactccggatgttgcggagaactggcttgagaggatggagagctgcttcaagacttttcagtgctcggcggagcagcagattgatacccttgatttcttgctggagggtggtgcgcgcaagtggtggaggtctacctctgcaccgatagttcagcgacagggtcgagttctttgggccgatttccgagccgctttcatgttgctttattttccgccagctcttctgcagaccaaggcgattgagttgatcaatctgaagcagggaagtttgtctgttgatgagtatcagcagaagttctttgagttgcttccatatgttccgcatgtcagtgacaatgctagtgccaagtataaccattttcttcagggcctcaatcaggagatttatgatcgggttgttgtctgcgatgatccgacatcgtatgagggccttgtaaatcgttgtcgccaggctgagggcagtttgttgagaggtcgagccatgcagtctgctcgtcctactagttctttgggtccccgcgcccaagcatttaagaaagctggatctacttcttctttttctggatctggaggagttcaccattttgggaagaagaggggcccgtgtcagcactgcgggaaggatcacccgacggagcgttgtcgcagaattgcgggtgcttgttacaagtgcggtcagatgggccacatgaagagagattgtccacagacgggcggaggatcaggatctggttctcaggcttcagttcatcagaggccacagcagggacagtctactcagggttctaacctccgaccgcgtactcaagggcaggtctttgctcttaatcaggatcaggcggctgaggagaacgagagagttatcgcaggtgtgtttttattatgtggattacctgcttacgttctcattgacactggtgcatcgcattcattcatatctgcgaggtttgctaagcgtcatgcattacccttcacttctttggacgttgtggtatctgtttccacaccgatgggtcattcggtgttagctaaacgtctagttttgggttgtcctctagagtttgagggtaatattTTAACTgttaatttgatgattcttgcgatggaggattttgattgcattctgggaatagatgtgctgactgtgtttagagctactgtggactgttatcagaagtttgtgcagtttcgtccagttgagggcgacagttggtttttctatggagagggagcgcgacccccgatgcctgtggtttctgctctgaaagcctgtcgtgctttagagtcgggcggggaaggctaccttatctatgctattgattcgtccgcagttaGTGTTGGTATCAGTGACAtcccagtggtttgcgattttccggatgtttttcccgaggagattcctggttttcctcccgttcgggaagtggatttcggcattgatttagtgccaggcacggcaccaatctctagggctccttatcgtttagctccatcggagatgcaagaattgaaacagcagttgcaggatcttcttgacaaggggtatattcgacccagtgtgtccccgtggggagcaccagttctttttgtcaaaaagaaggatggttctatgcggctctgcatagattatcggcagttgaatcgtgcgacgataaagaataagtatccgttgccacggattgatgatttatttgatcaactgcaaggtacctctgtgtattccaagattgatttaaggtctggttatcatcagcttcgagttcatcagggagatatatcgaagactgcattcaggacccggtatgggcattatgagtttctggttatgccttttggggtgacgaatgcaccagcagtttttatggatctgatgaatcgggtttttgggatttcttggataagtttgttgtggtgtttatagatgatatcttaatctattcgcatgatcagcaagaacacgcacaacacttaaggattattttacagacacttcgcgagaatcagctttatgcgaagttgagtaaatgtgagttttggattgacagggttgtattccttggtcatgtcatttctagcgagggagtttcagttgacccgagcaaggtggaagcggtattgaactggtcgcgtccgacgacagtagccgagatccgcagttttctgggattggctgggtattatcgccgtttcattgccaacttctctcagattgctaagccactcactcagctcactcggaaagatgtttcatttgagtggacatcagagtgcgaagagagtttctgggaacttcgcagacgtttgacatctgcgcctgttttggctttaccgtctggatctggtggtttcagtgtttacaccgatgcctctttgcagggactagggtgtgttctgatgcagaatgagcatgtgattgcttatgcgtcgagacagttaaagcctcatgaggaaaactatcctgttcatgatctggaattagcagcgatcgtttttgctttgaaaatctggcgccattatctgtatggtgagcgatttgagatcttcactgatcataagagtttgaagtatctgttcactcaggctgagttgaacatgcgtcagcgtcgttggatggatctactcaaagattacgattgtgagatcaagtatcatccaggatctgcgaatctcacggccgatgctcttagccgcaaggtgaggttatctgctcttcagacttgtgcggtatctgggattattcaggatttctgttcgatgggattcaattgtaagcatcggaagggaacagagagtatccgtatagctactattttgtccgagccagttttgtattctcggattagagatgctcagatgtctgattctaaggttcagaaattagctcggttggctgatggagataatacttctggattccactatcagtccgagggtcttttgtgcttatctggtcgtgttgttgtaccggaagatgacactttgagggaggagattttgtcccaggctcatcgtagcaagttgagtgttcatccagggagcaacaagatgtataaggatttgaggactcgattttggtggaaaggtatgaaacgtaatgtttatcagtatgtctccaagtgcctagtctgtcagcaggtgaaggctgagtatcgacgacctggaggtttgttgcagaatcttcctattccagagtggaagtgggagcatatcacgatggacttcgtgactcacttgcctatgtctgtggggaatagagatgctatctgggtggtagtggatcgacttactaagtctgcccattttcttccatataacagagatttcactttcgatcggatggcacggttgtacattcaggagattgtacggtttcatggtgtgcccgtgagtatcgttagtgacagagatcctcgatttacgtctagattttggggcagctttcagcaagctttgggcactaccttgagtttgagtactgcatatcacccagagactgacggtcagtcagagaggactattcgtactcttgaggatatgttgagatcttgtgtgatggatttcgggccagcttggcaggatcatctgccactgatagagtttgcatacaacaacagttttcataggagtattggtatgtctccgtttgaagcattgtatggtcgacgttgtcgtactcccctgttctgggaagaagtcggagaacgacaggtcgagggtccagaattgattcagcaggccatggacaaagttcttgtgatcaaacagcggattaagactgctcaggatcgacaagcaagttatgcgaacaccaagcgcagacctcttcattttgatgcaggcgggaaagtgtttctcaaggtatcaccttttcggaggattctgagatttggactcaagggtaagctatctccgagattcattggtccttttgagatcttagaatgtgtgggagatttggcctacagattagctttgccaccgtatctgtctagtgttcacaatgtgtttcatgtgtccttgctgagacgatacgtagcggatgagtctcatgttttacatccaacagaagttcagctgaatccggatttgtcttttgtggaaagaccggtttcgatcttagaccggaaggataaggtactgcggaataagactattcctcttgtcttagtgcagtggcagcgccgaggtactccACTGcacgaggtactgaagaagctacttgggaactagagagtcgcatgcggtcagagcatccagaattgttctagttgtagtattttcagttatgattgcaatttcagttgtgctttcagttgtaattcattcttaagttgaatgtattgttgttcagaattgtcattcttcagactcgatttcgcggacgaaatcctttttagagggggagaatgtagtatcccgatgcctaatttgagttaattattggattaattgtatttcggtgggatcggaaggaccgaaccgggttcggatcgtccgaagttggttcggatcgtccgaagtgggttcggatcgtccgctctgttcggagtcagacgagtcatgtcatgtcagagttcggatcgtccgatcagggttcggatcgtccgaagacaggtggctggacacgtggaagacatgcaatgttcggatcgtccgaagtggatcggatcgtccgaagtgtaccggatcggagcgtccggagtggatcggatcgtccgatcgttgtctataaatagaagcgcgaggcttcacttttcactcgccaattccgagagttccagagcgttttagtcgtttctgatgggtttctagtcttttcccgaggttcgggcactagcggggagctactggttttgtagcggagctgtgctctagttgggggctagcggcatcagtgggctgactacggacgcaggtatagttctgggttccctttgagatttgggagtatctattagtctagttaaggcttttagatgtggtttagtgatatggtatcacttggattgtaggcttgattctagggctgattgctaggatctactagtttgaggtacgaaagtactatccgagatagcaggattgagtatgctttactatgtgttgcatgtttatatgttgcattattatctgtcatatgatgcatggtttattatgcggcatttgcataatcatgttgagcctgattatctttgagatagcctgttgagagggtgctcagccctcgtttgttgtggatggttggaccccgttggccgacggtggtcaggtcaccggtatatccacatgtttattttggtatgggagccacctcctggtgcgacggcgcagagtgctacataccttgacgtcatttgtctgagcagtatttcgatatacccagatcctggtatccagtacattttgcatacatgcatgtcatagtcttgtatactcatgctttcggtactgagcgttttatgctcacgtcctcggtttttctctgttttggacaccctattcgatggggcaggtctcaggttagacggtccaggagggagtggacagggagctggcagaggttgacctgtagttgttggtatttgttcttagtatttagttcgatctggttgtttaagtattttgtacttacagattcgattgggttgtattactgtttttccgttGTTTACCTGAtttagttttaaatgttaattttgcatgcttaagttctgattagtaggtgattctggaacgggtcactacatttagaCTGACGGGATATCGAGACTGTGTTGTTATGCCGTTTAAACAtcaattgatttagattgatcatattcagatatgatttcgattagattgtgatattattgatatgactcagattgtatcttgttcagacattgatcagattgtatactgaattgagtattgatcagaacagattgtgtattgagttaattactgatacgttgtattcgatattgtcatttcagatttgatatggacagagttgaatacaggtcatcggcttcgtcagacagggaagacaaaggtataattcatgtgatattcgggaagacacaactcaaataagatcctatttgagtttcccagcaaaaatcacatacttgctTTATTGTctatattatgctttgtttacagattgttatacattgcattttaagatatttatgctctatttacagattgttatacattgcatttgagataggaaagtttgacagatagtcagacttctagacgttcggtgtatcgttacataggagcagacaccctcctattgtagattattcgatacagatatgaccgaagtccaggaataagacgtacgtcaccccgattgggagggtaagtgacagacagtgacgtcttattcacaccgagatccctagagttatagtgagtcgagtctagacatgatttgactagaactgcatgtgtttatagatatggtttcatagactatgaaacccattgttattgctttcaattatgatagcatgtttttatgatttgatttgagtaacatgtttaactgatttgtgttgcatgcttattttaagttgatttcatagattatgaaatctattgtttttaagtttattcatgatagaatatttcatgatttactttatgtatatatatgtttaccatgttttatactgggatttattctcaccggagttatccggctgttgtcttgttttgtatgtgtgcatgacaacaggtggggctggatcgggggtcaagaagatgatgagagaagacgagttagcgtggtgattccgaacttattgtagacttggttttattacttgaatttagtaactgaaccttagacctagtttgtacagtattgtacttttatactgaaatgtagtttttatacagagatgtatattatttagatttcattaccttccgcaaatgcattttaaaaagaaaaattttttgaccttgtttatcagaattgataattaaatcccaacgatgattaagaaaatgattagcgtctgggtccccacagttgacctgtctcacagattaatatccgtgagacggtttcacatgagacccactcataaTAATTGTTGGTGCGAATTCCTCTCTTTTTATCAATTTCATCGAATAAAGATGATTAAACTCAAGGAAAAATCTTAGCAACTTTGAAgttgagaaataaaaaaaaaattgtcaatAAGATGACTGTGCCTCGGGCTGTCGCACGTGATGTTCACGAGCTCTCAAAATACAATGATTTCTAATTTGTGATAATAATGCTACACATAACAAGTTTCATAATCATAAAATGAAGTAAAATTCATTTTTGTAAGCTCTTTTTTTAGAATAAAGAAAAAGTTCAAAATGAAGTCGAATGTTCTTCTTTTGAATTGATCTTTTAAATTTGATGTTATATTCTCTCTTAattgttaattaatttatatgagTTGATATTTCACAAATCTATAAATATAATCAAAAGATACTTTTTTACgataaaaattcatgaaaattttgtaatttttgaaaaacaacATCGTCAAGTATCTAGACGTCACTTAAGGTAGGAGTGTCAAAATGCGACACGACCCGTCAACCCGACACGAcccaacacgaaaaaaatcaTGTTCGGGTTGGGGTTTTTCGAGTTCGGGTTGTGTGGATTCGGGTTAGTGCCATGTTAGGCGGGTTTCGGGTTGGGTCGTGGGTTGACCTgcgaacttttttttttgaaaatattacctatatttttatatattgtatgtttgaacaaaatttattgtatatttatatgataaattttcatcatttaatatttactttgcatatttttatttttttaacaattttttatttaatttagtaaatatactttcaattttctacgattaaactttcaaatttaaatcgaaaattttgttattatgtgtttaaattaaaatattatttttatttttatttttttgaatttttttcattaatttttttaaaaaaatttaaaaaaattaataaaattcgggtTAGGCAGGTTAGACGGGTTGAGTCGGGTTATACGGGTTCGTGTTCGGATTGGAGGTTTTCCGGTTGCTTtgggttcgggttgaaaaaaaataaaaaaaaattgcgggttgacccgaaacccGATCCAACCCACTCGATTGAAATCCCTAGCCTAGATGCCTCCCTCTCGAAGATAACTAGAGAGGCTCCAAGGCACCTCCCGATTGCTTGGGAGCTTCgactttttcttcaattttttttgtttccaTGTTTTAtccgttttttttaaaattttcatttattaaatttaaaatatcctAACAATAATTATGTTCGAAGTTAACAATAATTATCGTCATACAAAATTTCTGTAAATATATCCAATTGACTTTTTCTCTATCCATGTTTCGATCTCCCAATGGCGAGTCATCTCTGGATGGCCGCGTTTCCTTCGTATATATACACTCTCTCGAGTCTCGACCTCCCGCAAAATAGCAAAataaaagaagaaacaaatacGACTCGCACGagaaaaatctgaagtaaaaatgGTTTTTCCACGACCTGATACAGTCTCGCAGCTGAATTTGCCACCTGGGTTTCGTTTCTTCCCCACAGACGAGGAGCTCTTGGTGCAGTACCTCTGCAGGAAAGTTTCAGGCCACCATTTCCCCTTGCAGATCATCGGAGAGATCGATTTGTACAAATTCGATCCATGGGATCTTCCCTGTAAGTACAAACTCGAATCAAATTCCTCATTTCTCAAAGCTGATTCAATATTCTGAATGGGTCTTTGGTTTTTTATTTTGGGGGGGTGAAGGCAAGGCCATGTTTGGAGAAAAGGAATGGTATTTCTTCAGCCCAAGAGACAGAAAGTACCCCAACGGTTCCAGGCCTAACAGGGTCGCCGGATCTGGATACTGGAAAGCCACCGGAACTGATAAGATCATCACCGCAGAAGGAAGAAAAGTCGGTATCAAGAAGTCCCTTGTTTTCTACAAAGGGAAAGCGCCGAAAGGATCGAAAACCGATTGGATTATGCATGAATATCGGATCTCTGAACCTTCAACAAAGCATGGCAGCTCAAAGGTAAAATGATCGAATATTGCGAAATTTCCTGTTTTCGTTTTTGTGACTTTTTCGTTGATgggtctttttttaaaaaaaaattgattgattTTAGTTGGATGATTGGGTGCTTTGCCGAATTTACGAGAAGAATTCAAGCAAACGTAGCCTCGACACTTCTGAAGTTGAGAGCCGAGAGTACAGCCACGGTTCTTCCCCGTCTTCCTCGTCTCAGTACGACGGCATTTTGGAGTCCTTGGAACAGATTGACGACCGCTTCGCCAGTTTACCGAGAATGGATTCTCTGAAGCTGAATCTTCAGAATTTGGGCTCCGGAAATTTCGATTGGGCCACATTAGCTGGGCTTAACCCCTTACCCGAACTTATGCGAGCCCAACAGCACCAGGGGAatagaaaattttgaaatgacacTTATACCCCTACCTTCCAGGATGCTGGCGGATCCTGCTGTATCAAGACTCGGGTGATATTAGAGTCGTCGAAATGAATTAGACCCGTTAAACCAATCCACTCCGTCGCGGATTCGTCAAGTGATCCGTTTAAAAGCAAGGCAAAACCGGTCCATCTCATTTCCGTTGCAGGACTAAGCGGGCCAAAGAAAATTTACTTTTTGTGAATTTTTGCATTTACTTTTAAGTGATAGAATATGTATGATAAATTGTATCATAATTATAGAAGTAATTCTATAGGATGCAGAGCAATCATAGTAATTTTTTGATGGAATTATATGATTATTAaatgattgataaataatcgaTAAGAAAAATGATAGATAAAGATTTGTACCACGTTGTGATAAAATGTGTTATGTTTGGATTGATTTTTATGGATAAAATTAAGCGAGGAGAATTCGGTATTGTTATACCCAAAATatctttagattttttttttaagaaaaaagataaataataaaGTACTCTTCAAGCCCTaatgtaaaaatataatattgttGTTTACTGTTAATGAATTGTTAAATCCAGAAAAATCAAAATTCATTGataagtttataaaaatttcattTAAAGTTTATGTATATTAATAAAAACGAttaagaataatattttattcttaAATTCAGTTTTATACAATGAGTAGATCTCTtctgagactgtctcacgaatcttcacaataaaaagtaatgttcttagcataaaaaataataatttttcgcccgtgagaccgtctcacacaagtttttgccttacaCAATATTGAAGATGACATATCATAAGAAAATTTTTTGTTCCGATTTTTTAATTTAGATATATATTTtgtaaatatattattattaacatcatatcaaaacatgtaATATACGACTATTGTAGCCAAAACTGAAAAGTGAATTTCCCATAAATCTGTTTATTATTATCAAGCAAAGGAAAAAAGAGCATTTTAGGAAtaatatgaatttttaaaaaaataaagatttttagTCCTTGTGTTTTTAATTGTCAACCTTTAGTACAACCTAACACGTGAATTTCACACAAATTATAgtgagacaatctcacggaTCGATTTTATGAAACATATCTCCAATCCGACTCGATTAgtgaattttttatattaaaaatattacttttagtaGAGCCCAATCTTGGAAAAATAGATATTAGAAGTTGCATGAGAAAAAGCTAATATGAAGATTTTCATAGTTAGTTCAGTTCAATGAACTTGGATTTACTTAAATTAGTTGTATCTATTCGAGCCACGGGTTCTTGTCCAGATGCAAATGTTTGCAACGCTGGAGATGCGGTTGATTGTCCAGTCCTGTGGCTGTCCTCTTCCACTTTGAAGTTTAATTTTGTCTGCTAATGTATTTTtcctaataaaatattttaatataataaaactAAATCTTTTGTGATATGTGTTTACGAATTTTTATCCGTGAGATGAGTAATTAtgtctatatttacaataaaaagtaatatttttggcatgaaagtaatatttttcttatCGTTGACTCAAATATAatattcatctcacaaaattgactaaaTAAATCGTCCCATAAATTTTTTGATTATACAATAAAtaacaattaaattaattaaaaaaaaccatAGAAGATATGAACATGTCATTCATTAGAAGAacataataatagataatagtGTTCCTCTGCATgcaatattataataattaaaatatgatatttttattaaaagtgATATGATAAtctaaaaagtaaaaaatatagataaatataaaaatctTTTTAATTAGTAAAAGATTTTGATAACTCGATAAGATATGAATAAATTAAAAGGTGTTTTTTGTTTGAATTAAAACGAACATCTTGCATAAATATACACTCAGACTCAGTCTAGATACAATATTAACGAATGAGTCTCATGTGATGTAATttcacggatactaatctgtgagacgggtcaacgctactcatattcacaataaaagataatacttttagcataaaaaaatatttcatggacgatccaaataagagatacgtctcacaaattcgactcGTGAGACCATTTCATATAAATTTTTACCTAGACGAAACTCGAAATCAACGCTCAAATTTATCACAATAATTTCTCAAAACTCTGAATCGTGTGCCAGAAAAATGTGAATTTGATGGGtaaattttcataattcttaataatatataaataaattaatgagATACCAGCCATCcacaaaaattataataaagtggttaaaaattgaataaatcggttcttcacaaaaaaaatatataaaaataaaaggtCAGGTCCCACCGAGATTTGAACTCGGGTTACTGGATTCAGAGTCCAATGTCCTCACCACTAGACCATGGGACCATTTTCGAACAAGTTTTCaataaatgatatatttt
This is a stretch of genomic DNA from Primulina eburnea isolate SZY01 chromosome 11, ASM2296580v1, whole genome shotgun sequence. It encodes these proteins:
- the LOC140804567 gene encoding NAC domain-containing protein JA2L-like, which produces MVFPRPDTVSQLNLPPGFRFFPTDEELLVQYLCRKVSGHHFPLQIIGEIDLYKFDPWDLPCKAMFGEKEWYFFSPRDRKYPNGSRPNRVAGSGYWKATGTDKIITAEGRKVGIKKSLVFYKGKAPKGSKTDWIMHEYRISEPSTKHGSSKLDDWVLCRIYEKNSSKRSLDTSEVESREYSHGSSPSSSSQYDGILESLEQIDDRFASLPRMDSLKLNLQNLGSGNFDWATLAGLNPLPELMRAQQHQGNRKF